In Capricornis sumatraensis isolate serow.1 chromosome 16, serow.2, whole genome shotgun sequence, a genomic segment contains:
- the LOC138093206 gene encoding olfactory receptor 51G1-like, producing MTSSNLSIEQLASFYLSGIPGYEDVQHFIPIPFCVFYLIGIGGNCTVLHIIHTDKSLHEPMYCFLAMLSLTDMGMSISTLPTVLRIFWFDAKEIEMNTCIAQMYFIHTFSLMESAVLLAMAFDRCVAISDPLRYSSKLIPQCVVCIGVFIIIRCSTVLPVVLVRIPTFSFCDSHVLSHSCLHQDVILLACSDISFSVLYGLFVVAFYWGVASLGIFLSYAFILHSVLRIASRGGKLKALSTCVSHICAMLILYVPMIGLSLVHRFAKHSSSIIHITMAEPVSSTGSQLNYL from the coding sequence ATGACAAGCTCTAATTTGAGTATTGAACAATTGGCTTCATTCTACCTCTCTGGGATTCCTGGGTACGAGGATGTTCAACACTTTATTCCCATCCCCTTTTGTGTGTTCTATCTGATTGGAATAGGGGGCAACTgtacagttcttcacatcatccACACTGACAAGAGTCTCCATGAGCCCATGTACTGCTTCCTGGCCATGCTGTCCCTCACAGACATGGGCATGTCCATCTCCACCCTGCCCACAGTACTGAGAATCTTCTGGTTTGATGCTAAGGAGATTGAGATGAATACTTGTATAGCCCAGATGTATTTTATTCACACTTTTTCTCTAATGGAATCAGCTGTGCTCCTAGCCATGGCTTTTGACCGCTGTGTTGCCATCAGTGATCCTTTGAGGTACTCCAGTAAACTTATCCCACAATGTGTTGTCTGCATAGGGGTCTTCATCATAATCAGATGCTCCACTGTTCTCCCTGTTGTTCTTGTTCGTATCCCCACATTTTCTTTCTGTGACTCCCACGTTCTCTCCCACTCCTGCTTACATCAAGATGTCATCCTATTGGCCTGTTCTGACATCTCATTCAGTGTTTTGTATGGCTTGTTTGTTGTTGCATTTTATTGGGGTGTAGCTTCTCTAGGAATCTTTTTATCTTATGCTTTCATCCTCCACTCTGTGTTGCGCATTGCATCCCGGGGAGGGAAACTCAAAGCCCTCAGTACATGTGTCTCCCATATTTGTGCCATGCTCATTCTATATGTGCCGATGATAGGGTTGTCCTTAGTGCATCGTTTTGCAAAACATTCCTCTTCCATTATTCATATTACCATGGCAGAACCTGTTAGTTCCACTGGTTCTCAACTCAATTATTTATAG